The following nucleotide sequence is from Flavobacterium sp. N1736.
CTTTCCAGAGGTATGACTTATAAATCGGCTATTACGGGACTTAATATTGGTGGTGGTAAAGCGGTAATTATTGGTGATGCTAAAACGCAGAAAACACCTGAATTGATGCGTAAGTTTGGTGAATTTGTTCACTCTTTAAGCGGAAGATATATTACTGCAGAAGATGTTGGAATGGAAACTAAAGACATGGATACTGTAAGAGATGTAACGCCTTATGTTACAGGAATTTCTGAAGAAAGAGGCGGATCTGGAAATCCTTCTCCGATAACAGCTTACGGTGTTTATTTAGGAATGAAAGCGGCTGCAAAAAGTCAGTTTGGTTCTGATGTTTTAGACGGTAAAAAAGTTTTGGTTCAGGGAATTGGTCACGTTGGTGAAGCTTTAGTAGAATATTTGACTAAAGAAGGAGCGATCGTTACAATTGCCGATATCAACGAAGAAAAATTATACGAAGTTGCCCAAAAGTATAATGCAACAATTTATACGGGTGAAGATTTATACAGTGCAAATGTTGATATTTATGCGCCATGTGCAATGGGAGCAACAATTAATGACAATACAGTAAACAAAATTAAAGCTAAAGTAATTGCTGGTGCTGCCAACAACCAATTAGCTGATGAAAATGTTCACGGAGCTAGATTACAGGAAAGAGGTATTTTATATGCTCCGGATTTCTTGATCAATGCTGGTGGAATTATCAATGTTTATGCTGAATTAGAGCATTATGGTAAAGCTGAAATCATGAGCAAAACCGAAAATATCTACAACACAACTTTAGAAATTATCGATTACGCCGTGAAAAACGGAATGACAACACACAAAGCTGCTCTTACAATTGCTCAAAATCGTATCGATTTGAGAAAAATTGAAAATGCGGCTAAGAAATAGTTATTAGTTTACTACAATAGTTTACAGTCTCAGTATTCAGTCTCAGTCTCAGTTTTCAGTTTTGAAAATGAAGACTGAGACTTTTTTTATTTGCTTAGACTGAATATTGAGACTGAAAACTGCGACTTTTTAATTGGTTTCGACATCACTGAATACTGCGACTGAGAACTGTGACTAAAAACAACAGCTTTTTTACGAATAAATTTTAATATAAGGATTGAAATCCTTAATTTTGCAGACTAATTTTTAAATGTTCTTACAAGGTGGTAAATAGAAGACACATACGCGTTAAAGTAATGCAATCCATTTATGCAATGCATCAAAGCGGTTCTGACAATATGGAAAAAGAAGAGAAGTTTCTTTTTTACAGCATTGACAATATTCAGGATTTATATCTTATAATGCTTTCTTCATTGATTGAAATTTGCAAAAAAGAATCTGTTTTTTTACATCTTTCAAGCAAAAAACATCTTGCAACTGCTGCAGAACGTAATCCGAATGAAAAATTTATCAAAAACAAAATTTTTCAACTTCTTGCCGAAAGTAATTCACTTAGTATTGCTTTAGAAAATCGTAAAATCAACAATTGGTCATTAAATGATGATTATATCATTTTACTTTTAAATGATATTAAAGCGAGCGATTTGTATGTAAAATACATGAGCACAACAAAAAATACTTTTGAAGAAGACAGACAATTTATAATCGATTTGTTTGCAGAAGTTATTGTTCCGAAT
It contains:
- a CDS encoding amino acid dehydrogenase; translated protein: MDATFATGKELQKMDPVFGQLSFDDHEQIVFCNDKDTGLKAIIGIHNSVMGPALGGTRMWNYNTEWEALNDVLRLSRGMTYKSAITGLNIGGGKAVIIGDAKTQKTPELMRKFGEFVHSLSGRYITAEDVGMETKDMDTVRDVTPYVTGISEERGGSGNPSPITAYGVYLGMKAAAKSQFGSDVLDGKKVLVQGIGHVGEALVEYLTKEGAIVTIADINEEKLYEVAQKYNATIYTGEDLYSANVDIYAPCAMGATINDNTVNKIKAKVIAGAANNQLADENVHGARLQERGILYAPDFLINAGGIINVYAELEHYGKAEIMSKTENIYNTTLEIIDYAVKNGMTTHKAALTIAQNRIDLRKIENAAKK